One Frankia alni ACN14a DNA window includes the following coding sequences:
- a CDS encoding copper resistance CopC family protein, protein MRRQVQTASARPGGARRNRFAAAVGVVAAILPALLLALAAPAAAHSRLVATTPAGDSVVATAPGEITLTFNESVSSRYTHVAVTGADGASVINGATMVEGATVRQPLMALAGGRYTVSYQAVSEDGHPVGGTFTFTVAGRASSRGGAAGSASAAAGGGPAPGVGAATATTTPGAGIAAVPGGSASTAPAADAHDGGGGDGGGVGGALFVVITAVVVLVVGGLLVFLILRRRQPGAR, encoded by the coding sequence GTGCGACGACAGGTGCAGACGGCTTCCGCGCGTCCCGGCGGCGCCCGGCGGAACAGGTTCGCCGCCGCGGTCGGCGTCGTCGCCGCGATCCTTCCCGCGCTGCTGCTGGCCCTGGCGGCCCCCGCCGCGGCGCACTCCAGGCTCGTGGCCACCACGCCGGCCGGGGACAGCGTGGTGGCCACCGCCCCGGGCGAGATCACGTTGACCTTCAACGAGTCCGTCTCGTCCCGCTACACCCACGTCGCCGTGACCGGCGCCGACGGTGCCAGCGTGATCAACGGGGCCACGATGGTCGAGGGCGCGACGGTCCGCCAACCGCTCATGGCGCTGGCCGGCGGGCGCTACACGGTCTCCTACCAGGCCGTCTCCGAGGACGGCCATCCCGTCGGGGGGACGTTCACGTTCACCGTCGCCGGACGGGCGAGCTCCCGGGGCGGCGCCGCCGGCTCCGCGTCGGCGGCCGCAGGCGGCGGGCCCGCCCCCGGCGTCGGCGCGGCCACCGCCACGACCACACCTGGCGCGGGGATCGCGGCGGTTCCCGGCGGGTCCGCCTCGACGGCGCCCGCCGCCGACGCGCACGATGGGGGCGGTGGGGACGGTGGGGGTGTCGGCGGGGCCCTCTTCGTGGTGATCACCGCCGTCGTCGTCCTCGTGGTCGGCGGCCTGCTCGTCTTTCTGATCCTGCGCCGTCGTCAACCCGGAGCGCGCTGA
- a CDS encoding NUDIX domain-containing protein, translated as MARRDFYNDPAAPKPNSIVPAATVVVPDERGRVLLIRRSDNGRWALPGGQMEVGESLPEAAAREVGEETGLTVEIIGILGTYTDPRHVIAYDDGEVRQQFAVCFEARVTGGTLLADGSEAKEARFVAVEELDTLNLHPSMRLRVDHFFARQSTPYLG; from the coding sequence GTGGCTAGAAGGGACTTCTACAACGATCCGGCCGCACCGAAGCCGAATTCGATCGTCCCGGCGGCTACCGTCGTCGTTCCCGATGAGCGGGGCCGGGTGCTGCTCATCCGCCGATCGGACAACGGCCGGTGGGCGCTCCCGGGTGGGCAGATGGAGGTGGGCGAATCCCTGCCCGAAGCGGCAGCGCGAGAGGTCGGGGAGGAGACCGGGCTGACCGTAGAGATCATCGGCATCCTGGGGACCTACACGGACCCGCGGCATGTGATCGCCTACGACGATGGAGAGGTCCGGCAGCAGTTCGCGGTGTGCTTTGAAGCTCGGGTGACCGGCGGGACACTGTTGGCGGACGGCAGCGAAGCAAAGGAGGCGCGTTTCGTCGCGGTGGAGGAACTCGACACGTTGAACTTGCATCCGTCCATGCGTCTGCGAGTCGATCACTTCTTTGCCCGCCAGTCGACTCCCTACCTCGGCTAG
- a CDS encoding YihY/virulence factor BrkB family protein encodes MTTDGLGRRGMALGGRIDRAQQRNRGVGFVIAVIYKFADDQGGYLAALITFYAFLSLFPLLLLLTTGLGFVLHGHPDLQEQVVTSTLSQFPIIGDQLRDDVQALKGSGIAVAVGVLGAISGSLGVARAIGNALDTVWAVPRRARPNPFFARLRSLSLIGLLGLGVLMTTVLSSVTTGASAFGRLAAGFQVLAVVISTAGNAGLVLVAFKVLTARSVRVREIAPGAVFAALGWQLVQTLGSYYIAHQLKGSTQVYGLFGLVLGLMTWLYFLAVVVVLAMEINAVRAGRLYPRALLTPFTDDVELTDSDRRAYTSYAKAEQFKSFQQVDVTFTDVPDQQLPADDPPPSAPGEGRAATAPAAGDPAPSAAADLDRGPRP; translated from the coding sequence ATGACGACGGACGGCCTTGGGAGGCGCGGGATGGCGCTCGGTGGCCGCATCGACCGGGCCCAGCAACGCAACCGTGGCGTCGGGTTCGTCATCGCCGTCATCTACAAGTTCGCCGACGATCAGGGCGGCTACCTCGCCGCCCTGATCACCTTCTACGCGTTCCTGTCGCTGTTCCCGTTGCTGCTGCTGCTCACGACCGGGTTGGGCTTCGTCCTGCACGGCCATCCCGACCTGCAGGAACAGGTTGTGACCTCGACGCTGAGCCAGTTCCCGATCATCGGCGATCAGCTCCGCGACGACGTGCAGGCGCTCAAGGGCAGCGGGATCGCCGTCGCCGTCGGCGTCCTCGGCGCCATCTCCGGCAGCCTCGGCGTCGCCCGGGCGATCGGCAACGCCCTCGACACCGTCTGGGCGGTACCGCGCCGCGCCCGACCGAACCCGTTCTTCGCCCGACTGCGCAGCCTCAGCCTCATCGGCCTGCTCGGCCTCGGTGTGCTGATGACGACCGTGCTTTCCAGCGTCACGACCGGGGCCTCGGCGTTCGGCCGGTTGGCCGCCGGGTTCCAGGTACTCGCGGTCGTCATCTCCACGGCGGGCAACGCCGGCCTGGTCCTCGTCGCCTTCAAGGTCCTGACCGCCCGGTCCGTCCGAGTCCGCGAGATCGCGCCCGGGGCGGTTTTCGCGGCGCTCGGCTGGCAGCTCGTGCAGACGCTGGGCAGCTACTACATCGCCCACCAGCTCAAGGGCTCCACCCAGGTCTATGGCCTGTTCGGGCTCGTTCTCGGGCTGATGACCTGGCTGTACTTCCTCGCCGTCGTCGTGGTCCTCGCCATGGAGATCAACGCGGTGCGGGCGGGCCGGCTCTACCCGCGGGCGCTGTTGACCCCGTTCACCGACGACGTCGAGCTGACCGATTCCGACCGTCGGGCCTACACCTCCTATGCCAAGGCGGAGCAGTTCAAGAGCTTCCAGCAGGTGGACGTCACCTTCACCGATGTGCCCGACCAGCAGCTCCCGGCGGACGACCCGCCGCCGTCGGCCCCTGGCGAGGGTCGTGCCGCCACCGCCCCCGCCGCCGGCGACCCCGCTCCGTCGGCTGCGGCCGACCTGGATCGCGGCCCCCGGCCATAA
- a CDS encoding NAD-dependent protein deacetylase: MGAVGVKTTNDGEAFDRLCALVAAGGVAVVSGAGISTDSGIPDYRGPNGALRRHTPMTYQQFTKEPGARHRYWARSHAGWRQVARAEPNAGHRAVARLEQAGLVTGIITQNVDELHQRAGSRQVIDLHGSLSRVVCGDCGQVSPRLDLDERLSAANPGFRISGAPTNPDGDVTLSAEAVDRFVMVGCRGCGGERLEPDVVFFGATVPRPRVAQAFDLVESARAVLILGSSLTVMSGYRFVLRAAELDIPVAIVNQGPTRGDSRATVRVDGPLGTLLPQLAAATSGKRTLAPSRTVVSLALSGDSPAEL; the protein is encoded by the coding sequence ATGGGAGCGGTGGGAGTAAAGACGACCAACGACGGCGAGGCGTTCGACCGGCTGTGCGCCCTCGTCGCGGCAGGCGGCGTCGCCGTGGTGAGCGGGGCGGGGATCTCGACCGACTCCGGTATCCCGGACTATCGGGGCCCGAACGGGGCGCTGCGCCGCCACACCCCGATGACCTACCAGCAGTTCACCAAGGAACCGGGGGCGCGTCACCGCTACTGGGCGCGCAGCCATGCCGGCTGGCGGCAGGTCGCCAGGGCCGAGCCCAACGCGGGCCATCGCGCGGTGGCCCGCCTGGAGCAGGCAGGGCTGGTCACCGGCATCATCACCCAGAACGTCGACGAGTTGCACCAGCGCGCCGGCTCCCGCCAGGTCATCGATCTTCATGGAAGCCTCTCCCGCGTGGTGTGCGGCGACTGCGGGCAGGTGAGTCCGCGCCTCGACCTCGACGAGCGGCTGAGCGCGGCGAATCCGGGCTTCCGCATCTCCGGCGCCCCCACCAACCCGGACGGTGACGTCACCCTGTCGGCGGAGGCGGTCGACCGCTTCGTCATGGTCGGCTGCCGGGGCTGCGGCGGTGAGCGGCTGGAGCCGGACGTGGTGTTCTTCGGCGCCACCGTGCCGCGCCCCCGCGTGGCGCAGGCGTTCGATCTGGTCGAGAGCGCGCGTGCGGTGCTGATCCTGGGATCGTCGCTGACGGTCATGTCCGGATACCGGTTCGTCCTGCGGGCGGCCGAGCTCGACATTCCGGTCGCGATCGTCAACCAGGGTCCCACCCGCGGCGACAGTCGGGCGACGGTCCGTGTCGACGGTCCCCTCGGGACGCTGCTGCCCCAGCTGGCCGCCGCGACCAGTGGCAAACGAACGCTCGCGCCGTCACGGACCGTGGTGTCTCTGGCCCTGTCGGGGGATTCGCCTGCTGAGCTGTGA
- a CDS encoding GNAT family N-acetyltransferase — protein MRSVSRPQPANVAFRHATDSVVEAAAIVALVESAYRGEPSRAGWTTEADLVGGQRTDVEEVRAALTAPHGTVLLAEEPSGLLVGCCHVERRIEPLAQGGAGVVRTGELVAQPGEGEGTTAAGVTAVTGAYFGMFAVSPTRQGAGVGGALLRLAERHAVAAWSASWMEMQVIAQRSELIGWYRSKGYQPTTATRPFPYADERFGRPLRPDLYFVVLRKPLV, from the coding sequence ATGCGATCGGTCTCCCGTCCCCAGCCCGCGAACGTGGCGTTTCGCCATGCCACCGACAGCGTCGTCGAGGCGGCGGCGATCGTCGCTCTCGTCGAGTCCGCGTACCGCGGGGAGCCCAGCCGAGCGGGGTGGACCACCGAGGCCGACCTGGTCGGAGGCCAGCGCACGGATGTGGAGGAGGTGCGTGCCGCCCTGACCGCACCGCACGGGACGGTCCTGCTCGCGGAGGAGCCCTCGGGTCTTCTCGTGGGCTGCTGCCACGTTGAGCGGCGCATCGAGCCGCTGGCGCAGGGCGGAGCCGGTGTGGTCCGGACGGGTGAGCTGGTAGCCCAACCGGGCGAGGGCGAGGGGACCACCGCGGCGGGAGTCACCGCGGTGACGGGGGCCTACTTCGGCATGTTCGCCGTCAGCCCCACCCGGCAGGGGGCCGGAGTGGGTGGGGCGCTGCTGCGGCTTGCCGAGCGGCACGCCGTCGCCGCGTGGTCGGCGTCGTGGATGGAGATGCAGGTCATCGCCCAGCGGAGCGAACTCATCGGCTGGTACCGCAGCAAGGGGTACCAACCGACCACCGCCACCCGACCGTTTCCGTACGCCGACGAGCGGTTCGGTCGGCCGCTGCGGCCCGACCTCTACTTCGTCGTCCTGCGCAAGCCGCTCGTCTGA
- a CDS encoding AlkA N-terminal domain-containing protein encodes MRTDEGRYEAVASRDARFDGAFYFAVTTTGIYCRPSCPAVTPKRTNVRFFPTAAAAHGAGFRACRRCRPDAVPGSAEWDVRADVVGRAMRLIGDGVVDREGVAGLAARLGYSARQLHRHLTAEVGAGPLALARARRAHTARLLLQTTALPATEVAFAAGFASVRQFNDTVRTVYAATPLELRGPRPPRVVPSGRHRGDRAGPGGRPDEGGLTLRLGYRRPYEAGHLFDYLAARALPGMEEVVGERGRRTYRRTLRLAHGHGVAEVAERPAGDDAGWLDCRLVLSDLRDLGSAVSRVRRLFDLDADPLAVADRLAGDPALAAQVGRLPGLRAPGAADPHELAVRAVLGQQVSVAAGRRLGAVLLAAYGEPLATPSGGLTVLFPRVDTIACAGLVELGMPAGRRDTVRTLAGALADGSVVLDAGVDRDEAHRALLALRGIGPWTAGYLRMRALGDPDVLPPGDAALRAADRRGDVDLGRAAAWAPWRSYAAHHVWAAAATRGDPSRLTRVGLRAGRARPGRHAAEDGCGPGAWSELTTHVEPGPHVERGPHVEPGPRGEAGPVGEAVPMGGTGSRGER; translated from the coding sequence ATGAGGACGGACGAGGGCCGCTACGAGGCGGTGGCCAGCCGGGATGCCCGATTCGATGGCGCCTTCTACTTCGCCGTGACCACGACGGGCATCTACTGCCGGCCAAGCTGCCCGGCGGTGACGCCGAAGCGGACGAACGTCCGGTTCTTCCCGACGGCCGCGGCGGCGCACGGCGCGGGCTTCCGGGCCTGCCGGCGGTGCCGGCCGGACGCGGTGCCAGGCTCGGCCGAGTGGGACGTCCGCGCGGACGTGGTCGGCCGGGCGATGCGCCTGATCGGCGACGGTGTCGTCGATCGGGAGGGCGTGGCCGGCCTCGCCGCCCGGCTGGGCTACAGCGCGCGCCAGCTCCACCGGCACCTGACCGCCGAGGTGGGCGCCGGGCCGCTCGCCCTGGCCCGAGCGCGGCGTGCACACACCGCGCGGCTGCTGCTGCAGACCACCGCGCTGCCCGCCACCGAGGTGGCCTTCGCCGCCGGCTTCGCGAGCGTCCGCCAGTTCAACGACACCGTCCGGACGGTCTATGCGGCGACGCCCCTCGAGCTGCGCGGCCCACGGCCGCCGCGGGTCGTGCCGTCCGGCCGGCACCGCGGCGATCGGGCGGGTCCGGGCGGCCGCCCCGACGAGGGTGGTCTCACCCTCAGGTTGGGCTACCGCCGGCCCTACGAGGCGGGTCACCTGTTCGACTACCTCGCCGCCCGGGCCCTGCCCGGGATGGAGGAGGTCGTGGGCGAGCGAGGCCGGCGCACCTACCGGCGCACCCTGCGCCTGGCCCACGGCCACGGCGTCGCGGAGGTGGCCGAGCGCCCGGCCGGCGACGACGCCGGCTGGCTGGACTGCCGGCTGGTCCTGAGCGATCTGCGGGACCTCGGCAGCGCCGTCAGCCGGGTCCGGCGACTGTTCGACCTCGACGCCGACCCGCTCGCCGTCGCCGACCGGCTCGCCGGTGATCCCGCCCTGGCCGCGCAGGTGGGCCGCCTGCCCGGACTACGCGCCCCCGGTGCCGCCGACCCACATGAGCTCGCCGTGCGGGCCGTGCTCGGCCAGCAGGTGTCGGTGGCCGCCGGGCGGCGCCTCGGCGCGGTGTTGCTCGCGGCCTACGGCGAGCCGCTGGCCACGCCGAGCGGCGGCCTGACCGTGCTGTTCCCCCGGGTCGACACCATCGCGTGCGCTGGTCTGGTGGAGCTGGGCATGCCGGCGGGGCGCCGGGACACCGTGCGGACACTCGCCGGTGCACTCGCGGACGGCTCCGTGGTCCTCGACGCCGGCGTGGACCGCGACGAGGCGCACCGGGCGCTGTTGGCGCTGCGCGGCATCGGGCCCTGGACGGCGGGTTACCTCCGGATGCGTGCCCTCGGCGACCCGGACGTGCTCCCGCCGGGCGACGCGGCCCTGCGTGCCGCGGACCGCCGCGGCGACGTCGACCTGGGTCGCGCCGCCGCCTGGGCGCCCTGGCGCAGCTATGCGGCGCACCACGTGTGGGCCGCAGCAGCCACCCGCGGAGATCCATCCAGACTGACGCGCGTGGGTCTGCGCGCCGGCCGTGCCCGCCCGGGCCGGCACGCGGCGGAAGACGGCTGCGGGCCCGGTGCCTGGTCCGAGTTGACCACGCACGTCGAACCAGGCCCGCACGTCGAACGAGGCCCGCACGTCGAACCAGGCCCGAGGGGCGAAGCAGGCCCGGTGGGCGAAGCAGTCCCGATGGGCGGGACTGGATCGAGAGGGGAGCGGTGA
- a CDS encoding 2OG-Fe(II) oxygenase: MTQSPPSSTVGAAQRVRALEWAEIGAQLDATGSALTAAVLTETQCRDLVRLYEEPGHFRSTVDMGRHRFGSGEYRYFDQPLPPPVGSLRAAFYPFLLPVARRWAARLGRAAPWPDTLDAWLAACHRAGQRLPAPLLLRYRAGDWNALHRDLYGELVFPLQVVIGLDTPGADYTGGEFLLVEQRMRAQSRGTAHILPRGHALIFTTRDRPVPSARGWSASPVRHGVSTVRSGRRHALGLIFHDAA, from the coding sequence ATGACGCAATCACCGCCGTCATCGACCGTCGGCGCCGCGCAACGCGTACGGGCCCTGGAGTGGGCGGAGATCGGTGCGCAGCTGGATGCCACCGGCAGCGCCCTCACCGCCGCGGTGCTCACCGAGACGCAGTGCCGCGACCTCGTGCGTCTGTACGAGGAGCCCGGCCACTTTCGATCCACCGTGGACATGGGCCGCCACCGCTTCGGGTCGGGGGAATACCGCTACTTCGACCAGCCCCTTCCCCCGCCGGTCGGGTCCCTGCGCGCGGCGTTCTACCCGTTCCTGCTGCCTGTCGCCAGGCGATGGGCCGCCCGGCTGGGCCGGGCCGCCCCCTGGCCGGACACCCTCGACGCCTGGCTGGCCGCCTGCCACCGTGCCGGGCAGCGCCTGCCCGCTCCGCTGCTGCTGCGCTACCGGGCCGGCGACTGGAACGCGCTGCACCGCGACCTGTACGGCGAGCTGGTCTTCCCGTTGCAGGTCGTCATCGGCCTCGACACCCCCGGCGCGGACTACACCGGCGGCGAGTTTCTGCTCGTCGAGCAGCGCATGCGGGCCCAGTCTCGGGGCACGGCCCACATCCTCCCGCGCGGGCATGCCCTGATCTTCACCACCCGGGATCGGCCGGTCCCCTCGGCGCGTGGCTGGTCCGCCTCGCCCGTGCGGCACGGGGTCAGCACCGTCCGATCGGGCCGCCGCCACGCCCTCGGCCTGATCTTCCATGACGCCGCCTGA
- a CDS encoding protein kinase-like, with product MTRIVWAELPSTVRREVEERAGRVMASHSADGGRSDLTATLETDSGLVFVKAAQGRPFAPSLRNEAATNPYVRDIAPELLWHVKADGWTVLGFEHVAGRHADFTPGSPDLPLFRAALDRLQCIPLPPHATARVERHYGQEPAMTGEALLHTDLNRHNILITGQRAVIVDWA from the coding sequence GTGACCCGGATCGTGTGGGCCGAACTGCCGAGCACGGTCCGGCGCGAGGTAGAAGAACGGGCGGGACGTGTCATGGCGTCCCACTCTGCCGACGGGGGCCGCTCCGACCTCACGGCGACGCTGGAGACCGACAGCGGCTTGGTGTTCGTCAAGGCGGCGCAGGGCCGGCCCTTCGCCCCGTCCTTGCGAAATGAGGCTGCGACCAACCCGTACGTGCGGGACATCGCGCCCGAGCTCCTGTGGCACGTCAAGGCGGACGGGTGGACCGTCCTCGGCTTCGAACATGTGGCAGGGCGGCACGCGGACTTCACCCCCGGCTCGCCGGACCTTCCCCTCTTCCGTGCAGCCCTTGACCGACTCCAGTGCATCCCCCTGCCACCGCACGCCACGGCCAGAGTCGAACGGCACTACGGCCAGGAACCCGCCATGACCGGCGAGGCCCTGCTACACACCGACCTCAACCGCCACAACATTCTGATCACCGGCCAGCGGGCCGTGATCGTTGACTGGGCCTGA
- a CDS encoding NAD(P)/FAD-dependent oxidoreductase: MSSSSDPAGAAAGAAAGSGAAASRVVVVGSGFAGLRLLRRLERLLPTSAAELTVVSPVDHLLYTSLMPQVCASSVEPRHLAVATRGALRRTVLRLGHAVAVDTRARTVTVQGSDGTVDELGWDRLVLAPGSVTRTFDIPGVREHAIGLKNLAEAVHLRDHVLRQFERADATTDDARRRALCTFVIVGGGYTGTELAAQMTRFSRRAVVNYPRVRAAEVRWVLVDHAPSLLHELAPALGHRAADVLTARGVELRLRTAVNEVTERTVRLGQAEAPDRHETIDTHTVVWCAGVSPSPLVAKLGLPTTHGRLVVDDCFRVPEVDGLFALGDAAAVPDVTRSGAPAGQTAQHAVRQAAAAARNVAASLGHGTARPYRHRDLGFVVDLGGRDAVANPLGVTLHGLPAAVVTRAYHAYALNNGSNRVRVLTDWALDLVIPHQIVQLGFADGRQSTIDATEQTGIYPAAASGRAGADVDVDSGDSQAQPGHAVGGVGGR, from the coding sequence GTGAGCTCCTCCTCCGACCCGGCCGGGGCCGCCGCCGGGGCCGCCGCCGGGTCCGGGGCGGCAGCGTCCCGCGTGGTCGTGGTGGGCAGCGGGTTCGCCGGACTGCGGCTGCTGCGGCGGCTGGAGCGTCTGCTGCCGACGTCGGCGGCGGAACTCACCGTCGTCTCCCCGGTGGACCATCTGCTCTACACCTCCCTGATGCCGCAGGTCTGCGCGAGCTCGGTGGAGCCGCGGCATCTGGCGGTGGCCACCCGGGGAGCGCTGCGCCGCACCGTGCTGCGCCTGGGCCATGCCGTGGCGGTCGACACCCGGGCCCGCACGGTGACTGTGCAGGGCAGCGACGGCACCGTCGACGAGCTGGGTTGGGATCGGCTCGTGCTGGCTCCCGGCTCGGTCACGCGGACCTTCGACATCCCCGGCGTGCGCGAGCACGCGATCGGCCTGAAGAACCTCGCCGAGGCCGTCCATCTGCGCGACCACGTGCTGCGGCAGTTCGAGCGGGCCGACGCCACCACCGACGATGCCCGCCGGCGTGCCCTGTGCACCTTCGTGATCGTCGGCGGCGGGTACACGGGCACGGAGCTCGCCGCGCAGATGACCCGCTTCAGCCGGCGCGCGGTGGTGAACTATCCGCGGGTGCGGGCCGCCGAGGTCCGTTGGGTGCTCGTCGACCACGCGCCGAGCCTGCTGCACGAGCTGGCGCCGGCGCTCGGCCATCGGGCCGCCGACGTGCTGACCGCCCGCGGCGTCGAGCTCCGGCTGCGGACGGCGGTGAACGAGGTCACCGAGCGCACCGTCCGCCTCGGCCAGGCGGAGGCCCCCGACCGCCACGAGACGATCGACACCCACACGGTGGTCTGGTGCGCGGGGGTGTCCCCGAGCCCGCTCGTGGCCAAGCTGGGCCTGCCGACCACGCACGGTCGCCTCGTCGTCGACGACTGCTTCCGCGTCCCCGAGGTGGATGGCCTGTTCGCGCTGGGCGACGCCGCCGCGGTGCCGGACGTGACCCGCTCGGGCGCCCCGGCCGGTCAGACCGCCCAGCATGCCGTGCGCCAGGCTGCGGCCGCCGCCCGCAACGTGGCGGCGTCCCTGGGCCACGGCACCGCCCGGCCATACCGGCACCGCGATCTCGGATTCGTGGTCGATCTGGGCGGGCGTGACGCGGTGGCCAACCCGTTGGGGGTCACCTTGCACGGTCTACCCGCGGCCGTGGTCACCCGGGCGTACCACGCGTACGCGTTGAACAACGGGTCCAACCGGGTCAGGGTGCTCACCGACTGGGCGCTGGACCTGGTCATCCCGCACCAGATCGTGCAGCTCGGCTTCGCCGACGGGCGGCAGTCCACGATCGACGCCACCGAGCAGACTGGGATCTATCCCGCGGCGGCGTCAGGACGGGCGGGCGCCGACGTCGACGTCGACTCGGGCGACTCCCAGGCGCAACCGGGCCATGCGGTGGGCGGCGTCGGGGGACGGTGA
- a CDS encoding methylated-DNA--[protein]-cysteine S-methyltransferase has protein sequence MLYTTLASPVGELLLVGTATDQAPGGLTLASLSLPGQRGAAVPAPHWRRAAEPFVAVAGEIEEYFAGERRRFTLTLQTGGTGFQERVWRALEAIPYGTTISYGQLAARIGAGRGEVRAVGTAVGANPLLLVRPCHRVIGADGTLRGFAAGLDRKEFLLRHEGALAPTLDLAGGATAASVPAGSAGEFG, from the coding sequence ATGCTCTACACGACGCTGGCGAGCCCAGTGGGCGAGCTGCTGCTGGTGGGGACCGCGACGGACCAGGCACCCGGCGGGCTCACCCTGGCCTCGCTGTCCCTGCCGGGGCAGCGGGGCGCAGCGGTTCCCGCGCCGCACTGGCGCCGCGCCGCCGAGCCCTTCGTCGCCGTCGCAGGCGAGATCGAGGAGTACTTCGCGGGCGAACGGCGCAGATTCACCCTCACCCTGCAGACCGGCGGCACCGGCTTCCAGGAGCGGGTGTGGCGGGCGTTGGAGGCGATCCCCTACGGCACGACGATCAGCTACGGCCAGCTCGCCGCCCGCATCGGAGCCGGGCGTGGGGAGGTGCGCGCGGTCGGCACGGCGGTCGGCGCCAATCCGCTGCTGCTGGTGCGGCCCTGCCACCGAGTGATCGGCGCGGACGGCACGCTGCGCGGCTTCGCCGCCGGACTGGATCGCAAGGAGTTCCTGCTGCGCCACGAGGGCGCGCTCGCACCGACGCTGGACCTCGCCGGCGGGGCCACCGCGGCGAGCGTGCCGGCCGGCTCGGCCGGGGAGTTCGGATGA
- a CDS encoding hydrogenase assembly protein HupF, whose protein sequence is MNKQVSSASRPPRERRDTPGPAVASPERRTPRVAGAGDEVARTGAERLSAWEAAQAAVHPGPEAPVCGAAGQLAGPEETIEAEIVRCLPGAVALVRTPAGTEEIGLGLVRAQPGDAVLVHAGEAVSVL, encoded by the coding sequence ATGAACAAGCAGGTCAGCAGCGCCAGCAGACCGCCACGCGAGCGGCGGGACACCCCCGGCCCCGCCGTGGCGTCCCCCGAACGGCGCACGCCGCGCGTCGCCGGTGCGGGGGACGAAGTCGCACGCACCGGAGCTGAACGGCTGTCAGCGTGGGAGGCCGCGCAGGCCGCCGTCCACCCGGGCCCCGAGGCGCCCGTGTGTGGCGCGGCGGGACAGCTCGCCGGACCCGAGGAGACGATCGAGGCGGAGATCGTCCGGTGCCTGCCGGGGGCGGTCGCACTTGTCCGGACACCGGCCGGCACGGAGGAGATCGGTCTCGGCCTCGTCCGAGCCCAGCCGGGCGACGCGGTGCTGGTCCACGCCGGGGAAGCAGTCAGCGTCCTCTGA